One Arachis hypogaea cultivar Tifrunner chromosome 2, arahy.Tifrunner.gnm2.J5K5, whole genome shotgun sequence genomic window, TAGCTAAACATTTCTAGACCTACCTGTGCAaaatgtataaggctaagtgggAAACACAGAACTCTACGGACAAATGGCTTTATGTAAGAAAATGATCAATCATGTGCTGTATGACATCTGCGCCTTCTATGTGTGAGCTTCGGTCTTTGACCTGTAAAATAGCAATTTTAAACTATGATGGACAAGTGGCAAGTTAAAGGATGTATGCCAAAGAAATATAGTCGGGTTTAAAATGAAATACTGCTATAATAATCGACAAGCATAGTGGACTGCGAAACACAAACCTGTATAACACTATGCGCAGCAAACCTCTGTCTGCTACTGTGGAAGCTAACATCTACTTTTTCCCAAGACACACGGGATAAGCCTGTTACAAGCTCCTCTGCAAGCATTCATTCCAGTTACAATCTTGTAATTTGGAGAAATGTAAAGATGCATGAAAGCACACAGGTGACACGATTTtccaaattcaaggataattaCGAAACCTTGTCCCTCAAGTGGGCCTGGCTAATACAACTGAATGTCTAATAAATTTGGGTTCTTCAAAAAGAATTATTCAACAGAACTAGACACTCAGATCAAGACCAAATTTTAGTGGTCCCACTTATCATAGCTCCAATAAATCTTTAACGGATGAACACACGTTTGTGAATGTCCATTAATGTTATTTAAGAAATTTACATTTATTGAAATATTTAGGGTGTACTGAATCGTTTGCTTTCTTATTTTCACAAACCAAAAATGAATTTGAAAACATCTAGGTTAAAAACTTTAGGTAATGATTTCTGGAAATATTTTCTGAAGAGAGAGAAATATTGAAAACGCATTTTGAATTTCCATTGCTTTCATTTTTAAGTCCCCGAAATTGAAATATGTTCATATCAGAAACTTCCTTTCATTTTTTTGCGTTTTGTTAGTAGCTAAGTAGCCCTCTTTTACTGGCACGACATCAGTGAAGGaacaattaaaatataatatttcaaaGCTCCAAAAGTGAGAATAGCAGCTGTTTCAGTGCCCTTTCTATACATGCTCACTTATTGCATCCAAAGCGCAAACTCTAAACTACTGAATGGTAACGTATAAAAGATAAAACAGGAAGCATATTAAATACTTCAATACTTTTTattagggtaaaatatatttgTTGTCCCTGATGTTTgtgatttttttctaaaatacctcaacgtttaatttcattcaattttatcCCTAACTTTTTCGATTCATTGAGTTTTATTACTTGCGTTTTCAATTCGTGTCAAAACTACCCtttaaaagttttcaattttgtccctaatATTTTACATGGAATTAACATCTAGGGTAATTTTGACACAAATCGAGAATGTTAGGGACAAAATCGAATGCAACTAAACGTTAGGGGTACCCTCTGAAAAAAAATCGCAAATATCaaagacaaaaagtatactttacccgtTTATTACTAGTTAGTTTAGtgaaaattcataatattataagtatttttttattagttagttTATtgaaaattcataatattataaGTATTTAACTATATATTATTTTGCATTGTAAATATGCAATTTGTATAAATTTTAGATTAggttttgttttaattatatattatatcgtGTACATTATATAGGCATCATGTGTTACTAGATACTACTTttgtctattttaatttttatttgtacaaTTTTATTTCATTAATATTGAAATAGAcactatttaaataaattataaaaatttatattgacaAATAAAATTaggaaatataatatattatttttatttttatgaaaggaatatatattttataatttataaacacataatgttgtttttgttaatttgattttgaaattacgATTTGAACATAGATCAACAAAACATATTTTCAGTGTCctattaatttaaaacaaaatctaCTTTGACAAATGCTCACATTTCCTaaactttgaaaattttaaagtaaGAATCATTTTAGGAAAGATGAAATCAGGAAatattttcaaaaccaatcagctccaatattcacaaacaattatttatttcagaaGATCATTAGATCAGGCAACAAGAAAATGGATTTTCATTAAATAAGCAATGCAATATACGATTCTATTTGGAATTGAACATGGACAAAGCAAATCTGCAAATGTCAAAATTCAATAAACAAACGGATATCAGTTGATAAGATGAGAGTGGCCAAGTGTTAGAATATGCAGTATCAGCAGAACACCAATAGAGGAAGTAGTATAGAATCATAGAAGAGTAGGAGAGAGTAGAAGAGACTGGAACAGAAACACAGGAGCCGGAGGATATCAAAGGTGATACTCTCCCACTCTGATATTTCATTGAAAAACTAAGTACTGAAAAGGAAGGAAACGAGGTAGCATTCAAGAGGCTACcaccctctcctttcttttccctCCTGATTCTTCAACCCcgccctttctcttttttttttttttttttctatttcttctgTACACACTCAATCCTGTCTCCTATAGCAGAATTCATCCTCACTCGTGCCCTCCCCAATAACTTTTCCAGATGTCCTATTTGTTACCTCAGATGGTCCCATTCTATTGTAAATAAAAGGCAAAGGAGCTATTTTACCACTTTCTTCTCTAACTAACTAAATGCTTCTTTCCCTTCATTCTTGTTTGCTTTATTTGGGTACTTAACACCTAGCAATGCATGCAAGGCAATTCGTATTCGAACATACAAACCAACTACAACAGGTATGGAAAACACTACTATCTATTGTGAAACAAACAGAGGATACACACCTTCTATCTTGTCAGAGCCATTATCTTCTGCCGACTCATACTGGTTAGCATCTAAAGCTTTGCAGTGCTCTTCATACACAACATGTGGATATTTTTCATTCAGTGATTCCTCCCACTGCAAATAAATATTTGAGTCACTGCATAGAAGCAGAGGATCTGTTGAGCCAGATAGCAATACAAAAGGCATGCCAGGAAGTACCTTTGGGAGTTCACTATCACGTCTAATGGATGATGTTCTCCAGCCAACAATATCTAAAACCTttataagggaaaacaaaccttTATAAGGGAAAACAAAATATAAAGGTTCTTTTGTGtgggttgtgtgtgtgtgtgtgtgtgtgtgtgtatgtgtgtgtgtgtgtgtgtgtgtgtgagagagagagagagagagagagagagagagagagagagagagagagagagagcaattATAAAGGATACGATCATAGCCCACATTTGAATAAACAACCCGGCGTTTGAAAGCACGCAATGCAGACCtgcataaagtaaaaaaaaaatcatccaacAGGTACGATGATAGATCAAAGGAAACTGATACAAGGTTGCAACAAACATACATGAAATAACATCCATCACAATCTTCAACCATGCGTTTAAGCAATGGAGGTTTTCCTCCATCATCATCTACTAGGAAAAGATGCTGACCTGTCCTCCTAAAAATCCAATGAATAACACAACTTGCAAGTTTCTCAAAGGCAATTACGCCAAAAAGAAATGGAACCTGAAATTTAAAATCCAATTAACATATTTATATCCCAAAACGATGCAATTACTCTATATTCATCAATAACTTTATGGACGTTCTCAATGTTGAGTTCTTAATTGAAATTTCAAGATGGAAACTTTTGATGAAGCTGAACATATATGCAGCACTCTAGAAGAACACATTCATAACAATCTATCAAGTGAAGTACATAAATAAAGTCCATTTTGTCCACTTCTAAGTGTCCCTTAAGATTCCTTTTTGATTTGATACCCATGGACTGAACAAAAATATGCTCTATGACAAGACACCGTATGGCATCCATTGATTCATGCAGTCAACTCCATATATTGGAAAAATGCTTTGTTTATGTTGACATTTTAACGAACCATCAATTTCCCTatttttttagaaagaaaaaggaaaaagaaattacCCTTTCCCATTCAGGCAATAAGAGAAGAAACATGAGATGGTATATGGATAAAAATgagtaaataaaaagaaataaggtAATATACTCCAAAGAGATTTTTTTGGATACTCTCCCCAAAATATCAAAATATGGTTCTAGGCCATATGGTTTGATGGAATCTCAATCTTTCTACAAAAACATTAATGAGATTAGAAAGTGGATTCAGATAGTGATTCAAAATGGAGTGGGAAGGAAGATAAACCATTTTATATTCTAGACAAGTATAATTCCAGTAAATGCATCATGTTCCTTTTCACCCACTTTACACTAACATTTTTCAGTTGTTGGATGATGACAGAGAATTTGAGAAATTGGCAGACAATAAATCAATCATCCAAGCTATCTGGTTCAATAACCAAATCCAGAAGACAATTAAACTGAGAGAATGTAAATTAGAGGGAAGACATGACCTTGTTCTTAGGAAAAGTTATATAGGAATTTGTTATGTACTTAAAAGGAAATCGAAAATCACAACCTAAAAGTTAGCTATTAATGGGGAAGAACCACTCCTTAAATACAC contains:
- the LOC112743833 gene encoding putative lipase ROG1 → MEKNEVCTSESVDGSRDVWSSRSSDSSSADHLVVMVNGILGSATDWKFAAEQFVQELPEEVFVHCSERNVSKLTLDGVDVMGERLAEEVREVVRRKPNMRKISFVAHSVGGLVARYAIGKLYRPPEREDNGDKQRKEDSAGKLCGLEAINFITVATPHLGSRGNKQVPFLFGVIAFEKLASCVIHWIFRRTGQHLFLVDDDGGKPPLLKRMVEDCDGCYFMSALRAFKRRVVYSNVGYDHIVGWRTSSIRRDSELPKWEESLNEKYPHVVYEEHCKALDANQYESAEDNGSDKIEEELVTGLSRVSWEKVDVSFHSSRQRFAAHSVIQVKDRSSHIEGADVIQHMIDHFLT